A region from the Flavobacteriales bacterium genome encodes:
- a CDS encoding elongation factor Ts — protein sequence MAITAADVNKLRQMTGAGMMDCKKALTEANGDFDAAIDLLRKQGQKVAAKRADREATEGLVIAKTSADGKRGVMICLNCETDFVAKNADFTAMAERIADIALEKGCKNVDELKAQAYDSNGLTIAEKVIEQTGVIGEKIDVSVCEIVEAAFVYAYNHPGNKVASMVGLNKSGFEGPAKDVAMQIAAMAPVALNKDSVPADIIAKELEIGKELAIQEGKPADMAEKIAQGRLNKFFKESTLLAQEFIKDNKLSVEQYLKTQDKELTATGFKRHSLMQ from the coding sequence ATGGCCATTACCGCCGCCGACGTGAACAAGCTCCGCCAGATGACCGGCGCGGGCATGATGGATTGCAAAAAGGCCCTCACCGAGGCCAATGGCGACTTCGATGCTGCCATCGACCTGCTGCGCAAGCAGGGCCAGAAGGTGGCCGCCAAGCGCGCCGACCGTGAGGCCACCGAAGGCTTGGTGATCGCCAAGACCTCCGCCGATGGCAAGCGCGGCGTGATGATCTGCCTGAACTGCGAGACCGACTTCGTGGCCAAGAACGCCGACTTCACTGCAATGGCCGAGCGCATCGCCGATATCGCTTTGGAGAAGGGCTGCAAGAACGTGGACGAACTGAAGGCGCAGGCCTACGACAGCAACGGCCTTACCATCGCCGAAAAGGTGATCGAGCAGACCGGTGTGATCGGCGAGAAGATCGACGTGAGCGTGTGCGAGATCGTGGAGGCCGCATTCGTTTACGCCTACAACCACCCGGGCAACAAAGTGGCCAGCATGGTCGGGTTGAACAAGTCAGGTTTCGAGGGTCCCGCCAAGGATGTGGCCATGCAGATCGCTGCCATGGCGCCCGTGGCCCTGAACAAGGACAGCGTGCCCGCCGACATCATCGCCAAGGAACTGGAGATCGGCAAGGAGCTCGCCATCCAGGAGGGTAAACCCGCCGACATGGCCGAGAAGATCGCCCAGGGCCGCCTGAACAAGTTCTTCAAGGAAAGCACCCTGCTCGCACAAGAGTTCATCAAGGACAACAAGCTGAGCGTGGAGCAGTACCTGAAGACCCAGGACAAGGAACTCACCGCCACCGGCTTCAAGCGTCATTCGCTGATGCAGTGA
- the rpsB gene encoding 30S ribosomal protein S2 — MARTNFQELLESGVHFGHLRRKWNPNMAPYIFGEKKGIHIIDLNKTVVKLDEAANAMKNISRSGKKVLFVATKKQAKELVATKVKETGMPYVTERWSGGMLTNFGTIRRAIKKMATIDRMKVDGTFANMSKRERLQVMRQREKMEKNLGSIADLTRLPAAVFIVDIVKEHIALAEARKLGIPTFAMVDTNSDPNLVDFPIPANDDATKSIEKIVGVMLDAVREGQEERKNDKSLADAEATEGEEGEEAAEVEGGAEGKE, encoded by the coding sequence ATGGCACGTACCAATTTCCAGGAGCTGCTCGAGAGCGGCGTGCACTTCGGCCACCTGCGCCGCAAGTGGAACCCCAACATGGCGCCCTACATCTTCGGCGAGAAGAAGGGCATCCACATCATCGATCTGAACAAGACGGTGGTGAAACTGGACGAAGCCGCCAATGCGATGAAGAACATCTCGCGCAGCGGCAAGAAGGTCCTCTTCGTGGCCACGAAGAAGCAGGCCAAGGAGCTCGTCGCCACCAAGGTGAAGGAGACCGGCATGCCCTACGTGACGGAGCGTTGGAGCGGTGGCATGCTCACCAACTTCGGCACCATCCGCCGCGCCATCAAGAAGATGGCCACCATCGACCGCATGAAGGTGGACGGCACGTTCGCCAACATGAGCAAGCGCGAGCGACTACAGGTGATGCGCCAACGCGAGAAGATGGAGAAGAACCTCGGTTCCATCGCTGACCTCACGCGTTTGCCAGCCGCTGTGTTCATCGTGGACATCGTGAAGGAGCACATTGCGCTGGCCGAGGCCCGCAAACTGGGCATCCCCACCTTCGCCATGGTGGATACCAACAGCGACCCCAACCTCGTGGACTTCCCCATCCCGGCCAACGACGATGCCACCAAGAGCATCGAGAAGATCGTGGGCGTGATGCTGGACGCTGTGCGTGAAGGTCAGGAAGAGCGCAAGAACGATAAGAGCTTGGCCGACGCCGAAGCAACCGAAGGCGAGGAAGGCGAAGAGGCCGCTGAAGTGGAAGGCGGCGCAGAAGGCAAAGAGTAA
- the rplM gene encoding 50S ribosomal protein L13, producing the protein MANSGTVQKEWVLVDAENLPVGRLASVVAMLARGKHKPIFTPHADCGDHVVVINAEKVRFTGAKWEDKEYQRYSGHPGGQTRETAKRLMNRKPTAVVELAVKGMLPKTKLGRAQFGNVHVVAGTAHKHEAQKPRTIDPKTIK; encoded by the coding sequence ATGGCCAACAGCGGCACCGTCCAGAAGGAATGGGTGCTGGTGGACGCCGAGAACCTGCCCGTTGGCCGCTTGGCCAGCGTGGTGGCCATGCTCGCCCGCGGCAAGCACAAGCCCATCTTCACCCCCCACGCCGATTGCGGCGACCATGTGGTGGTGATCAACGCCGAGAAGGTCCGCTTCACCGGCGCCAAGTGGGAGGACAAGGAATACCAGCGCTACAGCGGGCACCCCGGTGGCCAGACCCGTGAAACCGCCAAGCGGCTCATGAACCGCAAGCCCACCGCCGTGGTGGAGCTCGCCGTGAAGGGCATGCTCCCCAAGACCAAATTGGGCCGCGCCCAGTTCGGCAACGTGCATGTGGTGGCCGGCACCGCCCACAAGCACGAAGCACAGAAGCCACGCACCATCGACCCCAAGACCATCAAGTAA
- a CDS encoding OmpA family protein, which produces MLNRTNLIALLLALSTVCAAQQYSLRKGDKAYHGMAYHDAIAHYQEAVQCGADTGAFILRLAESYYNVRDFAHAAEWYAKALNGPGSRAVDAYNHSQSLRALGRHEEADRWMSRYREMTEGDRRSAEQLGAVRYAAQIEAKPIAGCIVENLRENCTHADMGTALVGDRLVFASARHAEAAARRRHAWDGDPFLDLYWAKRGEDGELVDVQPLKDLNTRYHESNAAFTADGKEVWFTRNNHTDGRTRKSTDQVVKLKIYSRIFSNGEWLVERSFPFNSDEYSTGHPALSADGKVMYFASDMHGGQGGADIWMSRRKSESEWEKPVNLGPYVNTEGDELFPFVDAAGTLYFASEGHAGIGGLDIFVSRQKQGAFGKAINAGAPINSRDDDFALVLDGSGLKGYLTSNRSGGMGGDDLYKFDLRKPLGATMKVSGAITDRANGTPVVAKAVLLKDAVGKVVGEVTTDGTGAYSFELEEEKRYAIVSEEGGYRAAEANVVTGGLTDTVIVRDLALAKLSEVFLWATVTDAKTNAPLGDVSVNITDVRTMAGVALGRTEATGEFFANLKNMSVGDSMVYRVELNKQGYAPKSGLLVRKVDRAGKVILSEAMDLSLQPIDVGTDLAKVIDIKPIYFDLAKSTIRMDAAAELDKIVAVMQENPGMIIELGSHTDSRGSDKSNLVLSDKRAKSSAAYIVSKGIAKERISGKGYGETKLLNKCANKVKCAEDEHALNRRTEFIIVKM; this is translated from the coding sequence ATGCTGAACAGGACGAACCTCATCGCGCTGTTGCTCGCGCTCAGCACCGTTTGTGCGGCCCAGCAGTACTCATTGCGCAAAGGCGACAAAGCCTACCACGGCATGGCCTACCACGATGCCATTGCCCACTACCAGGAAGCGGTGCAGTGCGGCGCGGACACCGGGGCGTTCATCCTCCGCTTGGCCGAGAGCTACTACAACGTGCGCGACTTCGCCCATGCGGCCGAGTGGTACGCTAAGGCGCTCAATGGACCTGGTTCACGCGCGGTGGACGCCTACAACCATTCACAGAGCCTGCGCGCCCTCGGGCGGCACGAAGAAGCCGACCGATGGATGAGCCGCTACCGCGAGATGACCGAGGGCGACCGCCGCAGTGCGGAACAACTTGGCGCGGTGCGCTATGCCGCGCAGATCGAGGCGAAACCCATTGCTGGCTGCATCGTGGAAAACCTGCGCGAGAACTGCACGCACGCCGACATGGGTACGGCCCTCGTGGGCGATCGCCTCGTGTTCGCATCCGCAAGGCATGCGGAAGCAGCAGCCCGCCGCCGCCATGCGTGGGACGGGGATCCCTTCCTGGACCTGTATTGGGCAAAGCGTGGCGAGGACGGCGAACTGGTGGATGTGCAACCGTTGAAAGACCTCAACACGCGTTACCACGAGAGCAACGCGGCCTTCACCGCCGACGGCAAAGAGGTTTGGTTCACGCGCAACAACCACACGGACGGCCGCACCCGCAAGAGCACCGATCAAGTGGTGAAGCTGAAGATCTACAGCCGCATCTTCAGCAACGGCGAATGGCTCGTGGAGCGTTCGTTCCCCTTCAACAGCGATGAATACTCGACCGGCCATCCGGCCTTGAGCGCCGACGGCAAGGTGATGTACTTCGCCAGCGACATGCACGGTGGACAGGGCGGGGCCGACATCTGGATGAGCCGCCGCAAGAGCGAGAGCGAATGGGAGAAGCCGGTGAACCTCGGTCCTTACGTCAATACGGAAGGTGATGAGCTGTTCCCGTTCGTGGATGCCGCTGGTACGCTCTACTTCGCCAGTGAGGGCCATGCGGGCATCGGTGGTCTGGACATTTTCGTGAGCCGCCAGAAGCAAGGCGCGTTCGGCAAGGCCATCAACGCGGGTGCGCCCATCAACAGTCGCGACGACGACTTCGCCCTCGTGCTCGATGGCAGTGGGCTGAAAGGCTACCTGACGAGCAATCGCAGCGGCGGTATGGGTGGGGACGATCTCTACAAGTTCGATCTGCGCAAGCCGCTCGGCGCCACCATGAAGGTGAGTGGTGCCATCACCGACCGGGCCAACGGAACACCGGTGGTCGCTAAAGCCGTTCTGCTGAAAGACGCAGTGGGCAAGGTGGTGGGTGAAGTGACCACCGACGGCACCGGCGCCTATTCCTTCGAGCTGGAAGAAGAGAAGCGTTACGCCATCGTTTCAGAAGAAGGCGGCTACCGAGCTGCCGAAGCGAACGTGGTTACCGGCGGGTTGACGGACACGGTCATTGTGCGCGACTTGGCGCTGGCCAAACTCAGCGAGGTCTTCTTATGGGCCACGGTCACGGATGCAAAGACCAATGCTCCCTTGGGCGATGTGAGCGTGAACATTACCGATGTGCGCACCATGGCGGGCGTCGCCCTGGGCCGCACCGAAGCCACGGGCGAGTTCTTCGCCAACCTGAAGAACATGAGCGTGGGCGATTCGATGGTGTACCGCGTGGAGCTGAACAAGCAGGGCTACGCCCCCAAGAGCGGCCTCCTGGTCCGTAAGGTGGACCGTGCGGGCAAGGTCATCCTCAGCGAGGCCATGGACCTGTCGCTGCAACCAATTGATGTGGGCACCGACCTGGCCAAGGTCATCGACATCAAGCCCATCTACTTCGACTTGGCCAAGAGCACCATTCGCATGGATGCCGCCGCCGAACTGGACAAGATCGTGGCCGTGATGCAGGAGAACCCCGGCATGATCATCGAACTGGGCAGTCACACGGACAGCCGCGGCAGCGACAAGAGCAACCTGGTCCTGAGCGACAAGCGCGCCAAGAGCTCAGCGGCGTACATCGTCAGCAAGGGCATCGCCAAGGAACGCATCTCGGGCAAGGGCTACGGCGAAACCAAGCTCCTGAACAAGTGCGCCAACAAGGTGAAGTGCGCCGAGGATGAGCACGCCCTGAACCGCAGGACGGAGTTCATCATTGTGAAGATGTAA
- the rpsI gene encoding 30S ribosomal protein S9, which yields MEIINSIGRRKASTARVYLSQGSGAITVNGKEGKEYFPLVIQQFKLAQPFKLTSTEGQFDVSVNVEGGGISGQVDAVRLGIARALVKHNAELKPALKKEGLMTRDPRTVERKKFGKKKARKSYQFSKR from the coding sequence ATGGAGATCATCAACAGCATCGGCCGTCGCAAGGCCAGCACCGCCCGGGTTTACCTGTCACAGGGTTCCGGCGCCATCACCGTGAACGGCAAGGAAGGCAAAGAGTACTTCCCTCTGGTCATCCAGCAGTTCAAGCTCGCCCAACCCTTCAAGCTCACCAGCACCGAAGGCCAGTTCGACGTGAGCGTGAACGTGGAAGGCGGTGGCATCAGCGGCCAGGTGGACGCCGTGCGTTTGGGCATTGCCCGCGCGCTGGTGAAGCACAACGCCGAGCTGAAGCCCGCCCTGAAGAAGGAAGGCCTGATGACCCGTGACCCACGCACCGTGGAGCGCAAGAAATTCGGCAAGAAGAAGGCTCGCAAGAGCTACCAGTTCAGCAAGCGTTAA
- a CDS encoding SPASM domain-containing protein, which translates to MLLAPLHDAREWSRKLSARRATNAWRIWSSYQRAKRTKEPVIKGLPINISIEPTTACNLRCPECPSGLRSFTRPTGNLKQPLFHRVIDELGDDLLSLTFYFQGEPYINPSFLDMVAHASERGVYTATSTNAHFITEEVAERTVRSGLSRLIISLDGTDQATYEAYRKEGTLNKVIEGAERIVKWKRLLKSRTPHLVFQFLVVKPNEHQIPAARALAKRIGVDDLWLKTAQVYDPREDHPLIPTQDKYARYRRAADGSWQLKNAMHDHCWKMWHSCVITWDGRVVPCCFDKDAHHVLGSVGQGPFKEIWNGASYRDFRAALLQSRSNLEMCRNCSEGSPVWA; encoded by the coding sequence ATGCTCCTTGCCCCCCTGCACGATGCGCGCGAATGGTCGCGGAAGCTCTCCGCGCGCCGTGCAACCAACGCGTGGCGCATCTGGAGCAGCTATCAACGGGCCAAGCGCACGAAGGAGCCCGTCATCAAAGGCCTGCCCATCAACATCAGCATCGAACCCACCACGGCATGCAACCTTCGATGCCCTGAATGCCCGAGCGGTCTGCGCTCATTCACCCGGCCGACCGGCAACCTGAAGCAGCCGCTCTTCCACCGGGTGATCGATGAACTGGGCGACGACCTCCTGAGCCTGACGTTCTACTTCCAAGGCGAGCCGTACATCAACCCTTCGTTCCTCGACATGGTGGCGCATGCCAGCGAGCGTGGCGTGTACACGGCGACCAGCACCAACGCGCATTTCATTACGGAGGAAGTCGCGGAGCGTACGGTGCGGAGCGGGCTGTCGCGGCTCATCATTTCACTGGACGGCACGGATCAGGCGACGTACGAGGCCTACCGCAAGGAAGGCACGTTGAACAAGGTGATCGAGGGAGCCGAGCGGATCGTGAAATGGAAACGCCTGCTGAAGAGCCGCACGCCGCACCTGGTGTTCCAGTTCCTGGTGGTGAAACCGAATGAACACCAGATCCCCGCAGCCCGCGCGTTGGCCAAGCGCATCGGCGTCGACGACCTGTGGCTGAAAACCGCTCAGGTGTACGACCCTCGCGAGGACCATCCCCTCATACCCACCCAAGACAAGTACGCACGTTACCGCCGCGCGGCCGATGGCTCATGGCAATTGAAGAACGCAATGCACGACCACTGCTGGAAGATGTGGCACAGCTGTGTGATCACCTGGGACGGTCGTGTGGTGCCGTGCTGCTTCGACAAGGACGCGCACCATGTGCTCGGCAGTGTTGGGCAAGGCCCCTTCAAAGAGATCTGGAACGGCGCCTCCTACCGTGACTTCCGAGCTGCGTTGCTACAAAGCCGCAGCAATTTGGAGATGTGCAGGAACTGCAGTGAGGGAAGCCCGGTGTGGGCGTGA
- a CDS encoding UMP kinase, whose product MSNTSAPRTYKRILLKLSGESLMGTKDYGIDSDRLNMYAQEIIGVARGGIQVAVVIGGGNIYRGMQANGSGIDRVQGDHMGMLATMINSLALQSALEAQGYNTRLLSAIKMEQIAEPFIRRRAVRHLEKGRIVIFGAGTGNPYFTTDTAASLRAIEIEADVILKGTRVDGIYTADPEKDKTATRYERISFTEVYDKGLNVMDMTAFTLCKENNLPIIVFDMNKPGNLGRLVKGEQVGTLVEF is encoded by the coding sequence ATGAGCAACACCTCCGCCCCCCGTACCTACAAGCGCATCCTCCTGAAGCTCTCGGGCGAAAGCCTGATGGGCACCAAGGACTACGGCATCGACAGCGATCGCCTGAACATGTACGCTCAGGAGATCATCGGGGTGGCACGCGGTGGCATCCAAGTGGCCGTGGTGATCGGTGGCGGCAACATCTACCGCGGCATGCAGGCCAACGGCAGCGGTATCGACCGTGTGCAGGGCGACCACATGGGCATGCTGGCCACCATGATCAACAGCCTGGCCTTGCAAAGTGCTCTGGAGGCACAGGGCTACAACACCCGGCTGCTCAGTGCCATCAAGATGGAGCAGATCGCGGAGCCCTTCATCCGCCGTAGGGCCGTGCGCCACTTGGAGAAGGGCCGCATTGTCATCTTCGGTGCGGGCACAGGCAATCCCTACTTCACCACGGACACGGCAGCCAGCCTGCGAGCCATCGAGATCGAAGCCGATGTGATCCTGAAGGGCACCCGCGTTGACGGCATCTATACCGCCGATCCCGAGAAGGACAAGACCGCCACCCGTTACGAGCGCATCAGCTTCACGGAGGTCTATGACAAGGGTCTCAACGTGATGGACATGACGGCCTTCACGCTCTGCAAGGAGAACAACCTGCCCATCATCGTCTTCGACATGAACAAGCCCGGCAACCTGGGCCGCTTGGTGAAGGGCGAGCAGGTAGGCACGCTGGTCGAGTTCTGA
- a CDS encoding type IX secretion system membrane protein PorP/SprF, whose translation MKATNNALAILLLLCGLQASAQQDPMYTMYMWNTLSVNPGYAGSSDLLTITGLARQQWAGIDGAPKTQTLTLHSPLRNNALGVGFSAVHDEVGPINNTLLYADFAYRIRITEGARLAFGLKAGVDLFSADIANLNGVDANDPNFQQNISGSAKPNFGFGVYYWSAKGYLGLSAPKLMQHDLLGVENNNVTVNAITQKRHYFITGGYVFSLSPAVKFRPSFLVKAVDGAPLSIDLTANFLLAERLWLGAAYRNGDSMSGIVAYNITQQLRAGYAYDFTLTELRTQANGTHELMLQYDLRFNKEKTLSPRYF comes from the coding sequence ATGAAAGCGACCAACAACGCACTTGCGATCCTGCTGTTGCTCTGCGGCCTGCAGGCGTCGGCGCAGCAGGATCCCATGTACACCATGTACATGTGGAACACGCTCAGCGTGAACCCCGGCTACGCCGGTAGCAGCGACCTGCTCACCATCACCGGTCTTGCGCGCCAGCAATGGGCGGGCATCGATGGCGCGCCGAAGACACAGACGCTCACCCTGCATTCGCCCCTTCGTAACAATGCGCTCGGTGTGGGTTTCAGCGCGGTGCACGACGAAGTGGGGCCCATCAACAACACCTTGCTGTACGCCGACTTCGCATACCGCATCCGCATCACGGAAGGTGCGCGCCTCGCGTTCGGTCTCAAGGCCGGCGTGGACCTCTTCAGCGCCGACATCGCAAACCTGAACGGCGTGGATGCCAACGATCCCAACTTCCAGCAGAACATCAGCGGCAGCGCAAAGCCCAACTTCGGTTTCGGGGTGTATTACTGGAGCGCAAAGGGCTACCTCGGTCTCAGTGCACCCAAGCTCATGCAGCATGATCTCCTCGGTGTAGAGAACAACAACGTCACTGTGAACGCGATCACGCAGAAGCGGCACTACTTCATCACCGGTGGTTACGTGTTCTCATTGTCGCCCGCGGTAAAATTCCGGCCGAGCTTCCTGGTGAAGGCCGTTGATGGCGCTCCGCTCAGCATCGACCTCACGGCCAACTTCCTGCTCGCCGAACGGCTGTGGCTGGGGGCGGCCTACCGCAACGGCGACAGCATGAGCGGTATCGTGGCCTACAACATCACGCAGCAGTTGCGTGCGGGCTACGCCTACGACTTCACGCTCACCGAACTGCGCACCCAGGCCAACGGCACGCACGAGCTGATGCTGCAGTACGACCTGCGCTTCAACAAGGAGAAGACCCTCTCGCCCCGTTACTTCTGA
- a CDS encoding T9SS type A sorting domain-containing protein: MRSVPLALAGCLVCNLGNAQTHWVGTGVPIDFDWLHNVYNDTTTDALYLGGIASSIPFNGTQGMPLMSWKDQEWDTLAVFGNEVRSVLRWGDTLVVAGVFETVNGDTMPALAGLVDGQWTSFGQVTDGGMAKVKIIDGDLFALGGFSYIDGHLCNGIAKRLGGQWVSVGPIMNSVTCNIQDLTKYNGQLVATGAIHFTGIPYSNIMIQAADSTWGPVGPNGLLGGFSSGRCVTVYQGDLYVGGSIPVLAGNAGHGIMRWDGNQWNAVGGGLTYLPNNYTYLTGAIDFLERDGLLFVAGSFNYADGNLPATGVATWDGAQWCGLGGTLDGPVNSIAFYHDTLYAACFHNADGIDVNCAAKFIGSSYADTCGVPVGLAEQPSTNDQPLLWPNPASEFVTVSGQRRAATAFVYNALGRLVLVSDLHQSNRIDVRDLSGGMYLLVVRNAQGRGLARTTFLKE; the protein is encoded by the coding sequence ATGCGAAGTGTTCCTCTGGCCTTGGCCGGTTGCTTGGTTTGCAACCTTGGTAATGCGCAGACCCATTGGGTCGGCACAGGTGTGCCCATTGATTTCGACTGGTTGCACAACGTGTACAACGATACGACCACTGATGCTTTGTACTTGGGTGGTATCGCCAGTTCCATTCCCTTCAACGGCACGCAAGGCATGCCCTTGATGAGTTGGAAGGATCAAGAGTGGGACACCCTTGCTGTGTTCGGTAACGAGGTGCGTTCCGTCCTGCGCTGGGGTGATACGCTCGTGGTAGCTGGTGTGTTCGAAACCGTTAACGGCGACACCATGCCTGCGTTAGCGGGCTTGGTTGACGGCCAATGGACGTCATTTGGGCAGGTGACCGACGGTGGCATGGCCAAAGTAAAGATCATAGACGGGGATCTTTTTGCGCTTGGCGGGTTCAGTTACATCGACGGCCACCTCTGCAACGGCATAGCCAAGCGCTTGGGCGGGCAGTGGGTGAGCGTAGGGCCGATTATGAACTCCGTTACCTGCAACATCCAGGATCTCACCAAGTACAACGGCCAACTGGTTGCAACGGGAGCCATCCATTTCACAGGTATACCCTACAGCAACATCATGATCCAAGCGGCAGACAGCACATGGGGACCAGTAGGACCGAACGGATTATTGGGCGGTTTTTCCAGCGGCCGCTGTGTAACGGTGTACCAAGGCGATCTGTACGTTGGCGGCAGCATACCGGTGCTGGCGGGCAACGCTGGGCACGGCATCATGCGATGGGATGGCAACCAATGGAACGCCGTGGGCGGTGGCCTCACCTACCTGCCCAACAACTACACGTACTTAACGGGCGCCATCGATTTCCTGGAGCGCGATGGGCTGCTCTTCGTGGCAGGCAGTTTCAACTACGCCGATGGCAACCTGCCAGCCACTGGCGTAGCTACTTGGGATGGTGCGCAATGGTGCGGCTTGGGCGGCACCTTGGATGGCCCTGTGAACAGCATTGCCTTCTATCACGACACGCTTTACGCCGCCTGCTTCCACAACGCCGATGGCATCGATGTGAACTGCGCGGCCAAGTTCATCGGCAGCAGCTATGCGGATACGTGCGGTGTGCCAGTGGGCCTTGCTGAGCAACCATCAACCAACGACCAGCCACTGCTCTGGCCCAACCCGGCATCGGAGTTCGTTACCGTGAGCGGACAGCGCCGTGCAGCCACGGCCTTCGTTTACAATGCACTTGGCCGGTTGGTGCTCGTAAGCGACCTTCATCAGAGCAACCGGATCGATGTGCGCGACTTGTCGGGCGGCATGTATCTGCTGGTGGTGCGCAACGCGCAAGGCAGGGGTTTGGCGCGCACAACATTCCTGAAAGAGTAG
- the frr gene encoding ribosome recycling factor: MTDTRAIISQADDNMRKAVAHLEQELTKIRAGAATPSMLDGVRVDYYGSMMPLSQVATVNTGDARTLFVKPWEKKMIDAIEKAIIAANLGFNPSNNGESVIINVPMLTEERRKTLVKGAHAEGEHARVSIRGFRQKAMEAVKAAKKDGLPEDTAKDAEEQIEKITGINNKKVEEHIAAKEKDIMKV; this comes from the coding sequence ATGACCGATACACGCGCCATCATCAGCCAGGCCGACGACAACATGCGCAAGGCCGTTGCGCACCTGGAACAGGAACTCACGAAGATCAGGGCCGGTGCCGCCACCCCCAGCATGCTCGATGGCGTGCGGGTGGATTACTACGGCAGCATGATGCCGCTGAGCCAGGTGGCCACCGTGAACACCGGCGATGCACGCACGCTGTTCGTGAAGCCCTGGGAAAAGAAGATGATCGACGCGATCGAGAAGGCCATCATCGCGGCCAATCTTGGCTTCAATCCCAGCAATAACGGGGAGAGCGTCATCATCAATGTGCCCATGCTCACCGAGGAGCGGCGCAAGACCCTGGTGAAAGGCGCCCATGCCGAAGGGGAGCATGCCCGGGTCAGTATCCGCGGGTTCAGGCAGAAGGCCATGGAAGCCGTGAAGGCCGCTAAGAAGGACGGGCTCCCCGAAGACACTGCCAAGGATGCCGAGGAGCAGATCGAGAAGATCACCGGCATCAACAACAAGAAGGTCGAAGAGCACATCGCGGCGAAGGAGAAGGACATCATGAAGGTGTGA
- a CDS encoding T9SS type A sorting domain-containing protein, giving the protein MRCISVVLAGVCSVSVAHAQTHWQGIGLPGNFAEVLQVYTDTTNDALYFCGVGTAIPYNGFSGNPLFKMQNGQWDTLAVFGNQLNAVIVWHDTLIVGGGFPYVNGSSIENIAAYDGQTWLGYGLLPWLGGGVTKFKVLDDELYAIGTFDYIDGHLCNGIAKRVGGQWVSVGPIITTSSHNVADLTMYNGQLVACGGISFSGNPYRNIVIQNPDSSWSPVGPEGLIGNFSYGRCVTVYQGDLYVGGSIPVLAGNAGHGIMRWDGNQWHAVGGGLTYSPNNYSILTGAIDFLERDGLLFVAGSFNYANGDLPATGVATWDGSQWCGLGGTLDGPVNSIAFYHDTLYAACFHNADGIDVNCAAKFIGSNYADTCGVPVGLAEQPETNNQILLWPNPASEFVTVSGPVGNGRMDVFDGTGRLVLSWPYASGWSGPVKGLQPGIYELVLRLEGQAAMRRQRLLVQE; this is encoded by the coding sequence ATGAGGTGCATAAGCGTGGTTTTGGCCGGTGTGTGCAGTGTTTCTGTTGCGCATGCACAAACCCATTGGCAGGGCATCGGGCTTCCGGGAAATTTCGCCGAGGTGTTGCAGGTGTACACCGACACTACCAACGATGCCTTGTACTTCTGTGGTGTTGGGACCGCTATTCCGTACAACGGTTTCAGCGGCAACCCGTTGTTCAAGATGCAGAACGGGCAGTGGGATACCCTTGCGGTATTCGGGAACCAACTGAACGCGGTGATCGTCTGGCATGACACACTGATCGTAGGTGGTGGTTTTCCATACGTCAACGGATCGAGCATCGAAAACATCGCAGCTTACGATGGTCAAACTTGGCTGGGCTACGGGTTGTTGCCTTGGTTGGGCGGTGGGGTAACCAAGTTCAAGGTCTTGGACGATGAGTTATATGCCATCGGCACCTTCGACTACATCGACGGCCACCTCTGCAACGGCATCGCCAAACGCGTGGGCGGGCAGTGGGTGAGCGTGGGGCCGATCATCACCACCAGTTCGCACAACGTGGCTGATCTCACCATGTACAATGGGCAACTGGTGGCTTGCGGCGGTATCTCCTTCTCGGGCAACCCCTACCGCAACATCGTTATCCAAAACCCCGATAGCAGTTGGAGCCCTGTGGGTCCGGAAGGGTTGATCGGCAACTTCTCGTACGGCCGCTGTGTAACGGTGTACCAAGGCGATCTGTACGTGGGTGGCAGCATACCGGTGTTGGCGGGCAACGCTGGCCACGGCATCATGCGGTGGGATGGCAACCAGTGGCACGCCGTGGGCGGTGGGCTCACGTACTCTCCCAACAACTACAGCATCCTTACCGGCGCCATCGATTTCCTGGAACGCGATGGGCTGCTCTTCGTGGCGGGTTCGTTCAACTATGCAAACGGCGACCTGCCCGCCACCGGCGTAGCTACTTGGGATGGCAGCCAATGGTGCGGCCTGGGCGGCACCTTGGATGGCCCCGTGAACAGCATTGCCTTCTACCACGACACGCTTTACGCCGCCTGCTTCCACAACGCCGATGGCATCGATGTGAACTGTGCGGCCAAGTTCATCGGCAGCAACTATGCGGATACGTGCGGCGTGCCAGTGGGCCTTGCCGAGCAACCAGAAACCAACAACCAAATCCTGCTCTGGCCCAACCCGGCATCGGAGTTCGTTACCGTGAGCGGGCCCGTGGGTAATGGACGCATGGATGTTTTCGATGGCACTGGGCGGCTCGTTTTGTCGTGGCCTTATGCTTCGGGCTGGTCGGGTCCGGTGAAGGGCTTGCAACCCGGCATTTATGAGTTGGTGCTCCGTCTCGAGGGACAGGCGGCCATGCGGCGCCAACGCTTGCTGGTCCAGGAATGA